In Drosophila simulans strain w501 chromosome 3R, Prin_Dsim_3.1, whole genome shotgun sequence, a single window of DNA contains:
- the LOC6727914 gene encoding techylectin-5A, giving the protein MMKFSLLFLLAWSSVFLGSTGSLHRIGKSDVGLKSLEELVLIRKTLAAQALKLRGLEINLHRVLSKVVFLSDADVHAPGRYSSQEDRLAELSDRLNLLLERLNQEERISTKLLELKEWSIKVCKEPFLNQTSLKELTDDKDKPKVDFYQPAKSDCHELDEGVRVDGVYRFLVPERNEVQRDLHERYCAFATDGPAWTVIQSRGGSFDPPENFNRSWDEYRAGFGNLSRDFWFGNEFAHKILYRDDHELRVELQEAGEPLDWAEYPLFWLDSESYNYQLSVTGEFRGSLPDALEQHNRRDFSTYDRRRSHAKSADSTCAEDYGGGWWFDRCTQCNLNGEHGVHQRASPAIIWMNWRSGTDKPKSSRMMIRPVNPAPGDNSDGD; this is encoded by the exons ATGATG AAGTTTTCCTTGCTTTTTCTGCTGGCCTGGAGCTCTGTGTTTCTGGGAAGCACAGGCTCTCTGCATCGGATTGGGAAGTCTGATGTGGGCTTAAAATCCTTGGAGGAGCTGGTCTTGATTAGGAAGACTTTGGCTGCACAGGCACTCAAGCTAAGGGGACTGGAGATCAATCTGCATCGCGTGCTCAGCAAGGTGGTGTTTCTCTCCGATGCAGATGTGCATGCACCTGGAAGATACTCCTCCCAAGAAGATCGCCTAGCAGAGCTATCTGATCGTCTAAATTTGTTGCTAGAGCGACTGAACCAGGAAGAAAGAATATCTACGAAATTGCTGGAACTCAAAGAATGGTCAATTAAAGTGTGCAAAGAACCTTTCCTGAACCAGACCTCACTAAAGGAGCTTACTGATGATAAGGACAAGCCGAAAGTGG ACTTTTACCAGCCCGCCAAATCGGATTGCCATGAGCTTGACGAAGGTGTCCGGGTGGATGGTGTCTATAGGTTTCTGGTTCCGGAGCGCAACGAGGTCCAGCGTGATTTGCACGAGCGCTATTGCGCCTTCGCCACCGACGGCCCCGCCTGGACAGTGATCCAGAGTAGAGGCGGCTCCTTCGATCCGCCCGAAAACTTCAATCGCAGCTGGGACGAGTATCGCGCGGGTTTTGGTAACTTATCCCGAGATTTCTGGTTTGGCAACGAGTTCGCGCACAAGATTCTCTACCGCGACGATCATGAGCTGAGAGTGGAGCTGCAGGAGGCAGGAGAGCCTCTGGATTGGGCGGAGTATCCACTCTTCTGGCTGGACAGCGAGAGTTATAACTATCAGCTTTCGGTAACTGGTGAATTCCGTGGTTCACTACCGGATGCTCTGGAGCAGCACAATCGGAGGGATTTCAGCACTTACGATCGGCGGAGGAGTCACGCGAAATCGGCAGATTCCACCTGTGCCGAGGATTACGGCGGTGGCTGGTGGTTCGATCGCTGCACACAGTGCAATCTGAACGGAGAACATGGTGTCCACCAGAGAGCAAGTCCAGCCATTATCTGGATGAACTGGCGGAGCGGGACCGACAAACCGAAGAGCTCGCGGATGATGATTCGACCCGTAAATCCCGCTCCGGGCGATAACTCCGATGGGGATTAG